From a region of the Daphnia pulicaria isolate SC F1-1A chromosome 1, SC_F0-13Bv2, whole genome shotgun sequence genome:
- the LOC124311005 gene encoding uncharacterized protein LOC124311005: MTLLLSLYFACCVAFASAGMQNEAMMENLREVCPLSGPPPLAVFIMQQFFSTNVNVSRADYLGRPALKVAFTDEYQKNYAINGVVQANAYVRIPLTYFYEGTIEVDIAAERNSYADEFSRAFAGVAFRLQPDINKETYDLVYLRMTNGLLSNPPPPEPRNVRAIQYISPPNWHFDTLREQFPGQYEAGAKIAEKRWNHLRITVKNNTASVFIDYDPKAVLSVSMLGTRSPGPIAFWVDDATTAYFSNLQIY; the protein is encoded by the exons ATGACTTTACTCTTATCTCTCTATTTTGCCTGCTGCGTGGCATTCGCATCAGCCGGAATG CAAAATGAGGCGATGATGGAAAATCTGAGAGAGGTGTGTCCGTTATCAGGGCCGCCACCATTGGCCGTCTTTATTATGCagcagttcttttcaactaacGTGAACGTCAGTCGGGCCGATTACTTGGGTCGCCCAGCACTAAAAGTGGCTTTCACTGACGAATATCAAAAGAACTATGCTATTAATGGGGTGGTACAAGCCAACGCCTACGTTAGAATCCCATTGACCTATTTCTACGAAGGCACTATCGAAGTTGACATTGCAGCCGAACGTAACAGCTACGCCGATGAATTTAGTCGCGCCTTTGCAGGTGTTGCTTTCCGCCTACAACCTGATATTAATAAGGAAACTTACGACCTGGTCTACTTGAGAATGACCAATGGGTTATTAAGTAATCCTCCGCCGCCAGAACCTAGAAATGTTCGAGCCATTCAATACATTTCCCCTCCCAACTGGCATTTCGATACTCTGCGCGAGCAGTTCCCTGGGCAGTACGAAGCTGGAGCAAAAATTGCAGAGAAACGTTGGAATCATCTTCGCATAACCGTCAAGAATAACACAGCGAGTGTTTTCATCGATTACGACCCAAAAGCTGTTCTTAGTGTATCTATGTTGGGCACAAGATCCCCGGGCCCCATTGCTTTTTGGGTTGATGATGCCACCACCGCTTATTTCTCAAACTTGCAAATTTATTAA